The following are encoded in a window of Hypanus sabinus isolate sHypSab1 unplaced genomic scaffold, sHypSab1.hap1 scaffold_80, whole genome shotgun sequence genomic DNA:
- the LOC132390177 gene encoding zinc finger protein 3-like, with protein VHTGEKTFTCSECGKGFTDSSCLLVHQRVHTGEKPFTCSVCGKGFTQSSHLQRHQRVHTGEKPFTCSDCGKRFTQSSTLQAHQRVHTGEKPFTCSVCGKRFTLSSTLLVHQRVHTGEKPFTCSVCGERFTLSFQLLKHQRVHTGEKPFACSKCGKRFAGSSNLQRHQRVHTGEKPFTCSVCGKGFTQSSQLLAHQSVHNGEWP; from the coding sequence gttcacactggggagaagacgttcacctgctcagaatgtgggaagggattcacggaTTCATCctgcctactggtacatcagcgagttcacactggggagaagccgttcacctgctcagtctgtgggaaaggattcacacagtcatcccacctgcagagacatcagcgagttcacactggagagaagccattcacctgctcagactgtgggaagagattcactcaatcttccaccctacaggcacaccagcgagtacacactggggagaagccgttcacttgctcagtctgtgggaaacgattcactctgtcatctaccctactggtacatcagcgagttcacactggggagaagccgttcacttgctcagtctgtggggaacGATTCACTCTATCATTCCAActactgaaacaccagcgagttcacacaggggaaaAGCCGTTTGCCTGCTcaaaatgtgggaagagatttgctggatcatccaacctacagagacaccagcgagttcacactggggagaagccgttcacttgctcagtctgcggaaagggattcactcaatcgtcccaactactggcacaccagtcagttcacaatggggaatGGCCATAG
- the LOC132390191 gene encoding zinc finger protein 239-like: MAHQRVHTRERPYNCSVWGKRFTHLCNLQNHQRVHSREKPFTCSDCGKGFTQSSSLLSHQRIHTGERPFTCSECGKGFSQSSQLQSHLRFHTGERPFTCSECGKGFSQSSHLQRHQRGHTGDKPFTCAVCGKGFIDSSTRQKHQ, from the coding sequence atggctcaccagcgagttcacaccagggagcggcCGTACAACTGCTCAGTCTgggggaagagattcactcacttatgcaacctacagaatcatcagcgagttcactctagggagaagccattcacctgctcagactgtgggaagggatttactcagtcatccagcctactgagtcatcagcgaattcacactggggagaggcccttcacctgctcagaatgtgggaaggggttcagtcagtcatcccaactacagagtcatctgcgatttcacactggggagaggccgttcacctgctcagaatgtgggaagggattcagtcagtcatcccacctgcagagacatcagcgaggtCACACTGGGGACAAGCCGTTCACCTgcgcagtctgtgggaagggattcattgatTCATCCACCCGGCAGAAacatcagtga